Proteins from a genomic interval of Crassostrea angulata isolate pt1a10 chromosome 7, ASM2561291v2, whole genome shotgun sequence:
- the LOC128155491 gene encoding cephalotocin receptor 1-like, with protein sequence MDSFHQNSTNFTSANNETYHSIYSEELAKIEIIVQAVILYLAIFGNAAVLVVFRWKLKRLSRMQWFIVHLCIADLFVAFFNILPQLVWDITRSFEGNNFLCKIMKYFQIVAMYASTYVLVVTALDRYISICHPLTSHTWTKRRANVMVLVAWVLSLLFSTPQLILFSYMERNGEYNCLESMNDVELKTYVTWIFLSVYFIPFLVLTFAYSRICYVVFISVSSKEQVRVSFNTKSTVCHKKGDLLTNPRAHTRCASKSKKKTIYLTLTVVLCFLVCWGPFFVAQMWSAYDYTAPFTSASFTIILLLASLNSCTNPWIYLAFSGTMCCNKRRPKSPYPQYSLAGTNQTFVESDSCSTRGSKNFETKQMVTMPVADKAS encoded by the exons ATGGATTCGTTCCAtcaaaattcaacaaattttACCAGTGCCAATAATGAAACATATCATTCAATATACTCCGAGGAACTGGCAAAAATCGAAATCATAGTGCAGGCCGTCATACTCTACCTGGCCATTTTTGGAAATGCGGCCGTTCTTGTTGTGTTCCGTTGGAAATTAAAACGACTGAGTCGAATGCAATGGTTCATTGTTCATCTCTGCATAGCTGACCTTTTTGTTGCATTCTTCAACATACTCCCTCAGCTGGTATGGGATATCACACGTAGTTTTGAGGgaaataattttctttgtaaaataatgaaatattttcagaTTGTGGCCATGTATGCCTCGACCTATGTATTGGTGGTGACAGCACTGGACAGGTATATCAGCATATGTCACCCACTGACCAGCCACACCTGGACGAAGCGCCGGGCCAACGTCATGGTCCTCGTGGCCTGGGTCTTGTCCCTATTGTTCTCCACCCCCCAGTTGATATTGTTTTCTTATATGGAGAGAAATGGAGAATATAACTGCTTGGAAAGCATGAATGATGTAGAACTGAAGACCTACGTCACGTGGATCTTTTTGTCGGTGTACTTCATACCTTTCCTGGTCCTCACATTTGCTTATTCGAGAATCTGCTATGTGGTTTTTATTAGTGTTTCATCAAAGGAACAGGTGCGAGTCTCTTTTAACACAAAGTCCACCGTCTGTCACAAAAAGGGGGATTTGTTGACAAACCCCCGCGCTCATACCCGCTGTGCTTCAAAATCCAAGAAAAAGACCATCTACTTGACTTTGACTGTGGTGCTCTGCTTTTTAGTTTGCTGGGGACCTTTCTTTGTCGCTCAAATGTGGTCAGCCTATGACTACACAGCACCATTTACCA GTGCATCATTTACCATCATCTTGCTTCTGGCCAGTCTGAACAGCTGTACCAACCCCTGGATCTACCTGGCTTTCAGTGGCACTATGTGCTGCAACAAGAGACGCCCTAAGTCACCCTACCCCCAGTACTCATTGGCGGGGACCAACCAGACCTTTGTCGAGTCCGATTCATGCAGCACCAGGGGCTCCAAGAACTTCGAGACCAAACAAATGGTCACCATGCCAGTGGCAGACAAAGCTTCATAA